In Dehalococcoidia bacterium, the genomic stretch TGATTTTGATGGCTGCCGCGTCCGAGCCGCAGCCGGGCTCTGTGAGCGCATGGCAAACCATTATCTTCCCGCTGATCAACCCCCGAAGCCAGGTTTCCTTTATTTCCTCCGATCCGTGCGATAGCAGGAAGAGGCTGGTTCCGATGATATGGGTCAAATGAGGCCCGAGCATGATGTTCAACCGGCTGAATTCCTCTACGGCAATACCCATGCTCACCCAATCAGCGGGCTGACCGCCGTACTTTTCCGGCATGTTGATGCCGTAGAACCCGCCCTCTGCTATCTTCCTGCGGACTTCGATGGGGAGATAGTTCAGCTTTGCCAGTCCTGTGGCTACGGGAGCCATCTCCTTTTCCACGAACCGTCTGACCTCGCGCCTGTATGTATTCTGAACCTCGGTAAAGGTAAATGACACGATCAATAACTCCCCTGCGATTAATTACCCGGAAAGATTATAGCAACGATGGCCTGTCTTGGAAACAGCCGCCTTTCTAAAGGGGAACGCTAAGGGTGATTTTTCACTTCTCGACAAGGGCTTGATACTTTAGGCAGAGCAACCTACAGTTGATATCAAGGTTTTCTTTGGGTGTAGCCACGGGTATATCTGCCGTGAAAGGACGCATCAAAGTTTCGTCTACAATTGTATTTGGAAATTTCGCTTCGATTTTGGTAACGAGATGGTTGAAGTTTATCATAGAGGAGAGGGAAATATCTGGCCCCATGATCGAATAGTCGAAGTCGTACTGCAGAATCTCCACACTGGGCTCATGAGAAGTCGATCCGTAAAACCGGGCAAATCCTTCTGTTCGAACAGACTTGTCCCTGGTTTTCATTTGCACCTTGCGGAAAATCGGAATACCGCCGGTCAGGAGAGTTGCCCGGAGATTGAGCTTCCTATCCTCCGTCGTTGACTCGGTCTCTATCTCGGTTTGTATGTTACCCTTGAGAATGAGGAACAAGTCTTTCGATGCCATTCTCCTGCCTTGGCCGTTTTTACTGCGGAAAACAATGGCCTGATCCTCAAATGACAGAGTAATGGCTCTGCAGCCTTGATAAGGTTTTCGAAGCTCTGAATCATTGCATACAAGTGCTATGAGGTCCAAACTCCTGAGGCGCTGGGCGACTACTTCGGCTGCTTGCATGTTGTCATAATGGGCAATTATCCTCGGAACCTTCCCCGCCAGGAGCAGTCTTGTTCCATAAGGGTCTTTTCCAATGACATCTGCTGCTTGCTGTATTAACGCAGTTTCAAGCTTACCGGGAGGGACGATCACAACATGTGCGACTTCATTCGGATTCATTGGCGCTCTTCCTTCAGCAACTATGAAATGCAGATGATCATTGCACTCTGTCGTTGAAACGTCCGGCGTATGCACAGGGTCAAGATATATCGAATACCTGGTGACTTGTGCGACTGTGGGCAGGCTGTTGTAACGGCAAAACAGAGTTACCGGTATGCTTGGCTTCAGGGCGGTTTTCCTTGCCGTCCCCAATGTGGAGCAACGCCCGCACGTGGGACAGTAATTCCTCTATGGCGAATGGCTTGCAGAGGTAATCATTGGCGACATAAAGCGTTGCCGACACTTGACTGGCAATCTCCGCTCTTGCAGACATTATCATGACCGGTACCCGCGAGTGTTCGCGAATGCGCCGGCACACTTCAATGCCATCAAATCCAGGCATCATGATATCCAGTATTATCAGATCGGGCGGAGCGCTTGCCATCGTTTTGAGGGCCGATTCCCCTTCGGTAGCGGTTACCACATTGAAACCGCGCGCTCTCAGATTTGCGCTGACAAATCTGAGGATGACGGGGTCATCATCCACTACAAGAACACGTCTGTGGTCCATAATTTCCAATCCCTTTCAATATTGCTGGGGATGTCTGATTGAATGACGGTCAACCCCCCGGACAAATCTCCTGGTAGGCGGACAGCACCTCCCGCACCATTCAATCAGAAGTCTCCACATGTATCTACGGTTCGGACATTTTGGAGATGGGCAGGGTGAAAGTAAATTGGGAGCCCTTGCCTTCTTGGCTCTCTGCCCAAATCTTGCCTCCGTGACGCTCGATGATTCCTTTGCAGATCGATAGTCCCAATCCGCTTCCTCCCCTCCGGCGCGTCACCCCGGTCTCCAAACGGTAGAACCGGTCAAATACTCTCTCAAGTTCGTTATTGGAAATGCCGATCCCCTGATCGGTCACGCTGATCTCAATATTTTCGCCGACGTGCCTTGCTTCCAGGGTGATCGTTGTTCCCTCGTCGGAATAGGAGGCGGCGTTGGAAACCAGGTTTGTGATCACCTGCCCGATGCGGACCGTGTCGCAATTGATCATGGGGAGGTCCGATGCTGCTTCGATTTCGAACTTGTGCTTCTGAGATGCCGTGGTCAACTGGCGGTTAATCTGATTCAGAATAGTGGATATCTTGCCGGGCACATTTTCCATTCTCATCGTGCCTGCTTCCAGTTGAGACATATCAATCAGATCACTCACGATGTAGGTCAGCCGGTTGGCAGCCTGGTCGATCTCATAGAGGAATTCATGCTGTGTCTGAAGGTCCCAGGTTACATCGGGTTGAACGAGGGTGCTGGCCAGGCCTTTTATGGAAGTGAGGGGTGTTCTGAGTTCATGGGAAACACTGGCCAGAAGAGCCGTCTTCATCCGGTCGAGTTCTTCCAGTGCCTTGGCCCGGGCCTCTTCCAGTTCCGCCCGTTTTCGGTCGGTGATGTCCTTGGTGAAGCCAATAATGCGGGTCGGCGTGCCGGAGGCATCTCTGATCACGGCCGCGCTAATTGAAGCGGCAAATCGAGTGCCGTCTTTCTTCGCGAGAGTAAACGCTACGTCCTTTGAAATGCCTTCTGCTAAGGTTTTTTGAAAACGGAGAGCCATCTCTTCCTGGCTTTCAGTTGTGGCCACAAAATCTGCGAAGCTTCTCCCCATCATTTCCTCAGCATTCTGATAACCGAACATACTGATTGCTTGCTGGGATACGTAAGTGAGAGTTCCCTGCAGATCCATTATGCCTATGGCATCCGGGAATGCTTCCGCTGCAACCCGATATGTTTCCCTCGATTGCCTCAGTTCATTCTCAATCTGCTTTTGTGCGCTGATATCCCGTGAGGAACAAATGATCGCTTTCACGTTGCCTTCGGTATCCAATTCCGGCCTCAGAATCGAATCGAAACATCGGCCATCGGGAAAGCTGAATTCCAGACGTTTGGCTTTTCCAGTCAGAAACACTTCATCGATTGCGTTTTCACCTAGCTGGCACATTTCCTCCGACAAGCCTAATTCACGGCTGGTTTTACCGATCCATTCATCTTGAGGAATGCCTGTCCAATTTGCCTGGGCCGCATTCGTGTACAAAAGCCTGTAGTTCCGGTCAACGCGCACGATTGTATCAGGCGAATATTCAGCGAGCGCACGGAACTTCTCCTCGCTCTCGCGCAGTGCTATCTCCGCACGCTTCTGTTTATCGATGTCTTCGACTATCTCGATGAATCCAGACACCGTGCCATCCGGCCCGAAGACCGGAACGGCACGGTTCCTGGCGTAGAAACAGCTGCCGTCGTCTCGTATCCCCTGGGTTTCGACCTCCGCTGTTCTCCCTGAAGCCATAGCCCGTGCTCCGGGACAATGCGAACAGATGGCTGAGCGCTTCTCGAACTCGTTGAAACAGTACTTGCCCGTAAAATCGTCGGCCGGTTTCTGGAACAGGCTGGCAAACGTAGCATTCACGGTGATAATCTTGTATTCCGCGTCCATTACGGCAATACCGAGTAGACTGTTGTCTGCCAGTGCGCGATAGAGCTCATCGCTTTGACGTAGCGCATTCTCAAGCCGTTTGCGTTCGGTTATGTCACGTGTTACTCCGATGATCCCTGCAGGCTTGCCGTCGGAACCTCGCAGGAATCTGGCATGAGAATGGGTCCAGATGGTCGAACCGTCCTTGCGGTATTGTTCAGCTTCGAATTGTATAGAGCGTAGCACCTCTTCAGGTTCGTTCAGCTCAAGTTGCAGCTCGCTCTGGAAAAGGTTTGTCACCATTCCCCGCGATTCAGGTGTAAAGATGTCTTTCAGTGAATGGGCCATTGATTCTTCGACAGAATATCCGTAGATTCGGGTAACCGAAGGACTGTTGTAGGTAAATCGGAGATTCATGTCCATCGTCCAGATCACATCGGTGGCGTTTTCGGCCAAGCGACGGTATCGCTCCTCGCTCTCATACAGCGCATCTTGTGCCTTCAATCGGGAAATGCTTTCTCCTATCTGGCTGGCGATCTGCTCCAGCGCGTTGCGCACAAGGGCGGGGACTTCATTCTTTGAGTGGGAGGCCACGTTGATACAGGCTATTACCCGGTGATTGTGGACAACCGGAAGAATCGCACTGGCCTGCAGGCCCTCACGTTTTCTGACATCATCCAGAGGAATGCCCAGATTCATGTAGTTGGTATACAGGGGCATGGCGTCCATCACGAGTAGAGTACTCGGAGAGTTGGGCTCATGGTAGGAGACGCTGGAGATGAAATCGGCTGACAATCCGCAGTGGCATTCCAGCCTCAGTCCTCCAGAACTCTCATCAACCAGGTATATCCCTCCTGAATCCATTTCAGAGACTTTGAGAACTGTGTCAAGGCTGAGTCTAAGACCTTCATCAAGCTTGTTGGTAGCAGACAAGGCCTGGGAAAGGCGGAGTTGCATATCAGCCAGCATCTCCACTCGTTTTTTTTCGGTGATGTCTCTCATCACGCCAAATATCAACCTTGGCGCGCCTGTGGCATCTCTGACTACATTGCTTGAATTGGACGTTACCACGGGGTCGCTGCCCATGGGCGTGAAGGCCATCTCGTGATAACTCATCTGTAGGCCCGCAAAGCATTTCTGCAAACTGGCAGAAGCCTTCTCCACCTCAGCCGGATCGGCCACCACACTCAGCACTTGTAGTGCCTGAAGTCCCACAACATCTTCTCTTTTAGAGAAACCCAACAGTTTCAAGTAGGCGTCATTGACATCAATCAGCGTTCCTTTAAGATCAACCACGCAGAGGCCGTCGGTCATGCTCCCGAGCAATCCCTCGCTGTAGGATTTGGCTTCTGCTATTTCATCGATCCTTGATTTGAGGTCCTCTTCGATGGCGCGAAGTTGCTCATTCTGGGCATGGAGAAGATGGTTCTTCTCACGTATCGCCTGTTCTATCTCTTCATGCTTGGTGATATCTCTAGTGATAACGAGAATGCCTCGTTTGCCGTTTTCAAGCGTGATAGGATCGTGGTCCGCCTCGACGAGAATGCGGTGGCCATCTTTGTGGATAGCTTCCGAGTAGACCGGCTGATTGAGTTCGCTGGAAAGAATTTTGCCGTAGAGGCCAATCAGCTGTTCTCTCATTTCGGGGACAATCGATTGCGTGTCGGCGAAATGCTTTCCCAGCACCTCCGCTTTTCTGTAACCCAAGGTGTTCTCTATCGCATTGCTGACATCAACGATTATGCCCTGTTCATCGAGACAGTAGATGACATCCCGGGCGTTCTCAAAAATGGCCTTGTATTTTTCCGCATTTGCTTCTAATAGGGTCCCGATTCGATGTCGGTGGAGAGCCATTCCAATGTTGGTCTGCAGTTCACGGTCTTTGAGGGGTTTGGTGAGGTATGCCAGTGGACTGGTGGCTTTGGCTCCTTCCAGATTGGTCGCGTCCGAATAGTCCGTCAGGTAGATCAGAGGAATATTCCATCGATTGCTGATGTACGCGGCAGTATCTACTGCATCGATGTTGCCTTGCAGATCGATATCCACGAGCAGCAGGTCCGGGGTGATTTCTCCGGCATACCGGACGGCATCCTCGCCGGTATGGGCCACCAGGGTGTCATGACCCATGCGTTTGAGCCGATCCTGGAGGTCTTCCGCGATGGCAGAATCGTCTTCAACCACAAGAATCAGAGCTGACTTCATTTAT encodes the following:
- a CDS encoding response regulator, translating into MDHRRVLVVDDDPVILRFVSANLRARGFNVVTATEGESALKTMASAPPDLIILDIMMPGFDGIEVCRRIREHSRVPVMIMSARAEIASQVSATLYVANDYLCKPFAIEELLSHVRALLHIGDGKENRPEAKHTGNSVLPLQQPAHSRTSHQVFDIS
- a CDS encoding PAS domain S-box protein, translated to MKSALILVVEDDSAIAEDLQDRLKRMGHDTLVAHTGEDAVRYAGEITPDLLLVDIDLQGNIDAVDTAAYISNRWNIPLIYLTDYSDATNLEGAKATSPLAYLTKPLKDRELQTNIGMALHRHRIGTLLEANAEKYKAIFENARDVIYCLDEQGIIVDVSNAIENTLGYRKAEVLGKHFADTQSIVPEMREQLIGLYGKILSSELNQPVYSEAIHKDGHRILVEADHDPITLENGKRGILVITRDITKHEEIEQAIREKNHLLHAQNEQLRAIEEDLKSRIDEIAEAKSYSEGLLGSMTDGLCVVDLKGTLIDVNDAYLKLLGFSKREDVVGLQALQVLSVVADPAEVEKASASLQKCFAGLQMSYHEMAFTPMGSDPVVTSNSSNVVRDATGAPRLIFGVMRDITEKKRVEMLADMQLRLSQALSATNKLDEGLRLSLDTVLKVSEMDSGGIYLVDESSGGLRLECHCGLSADFISSVSYHEPNSPSTLLVMDAMPLYTNYMNLGIPLDDVRKREGLQASAILPVVHNHRVIACINVASHSKNEVPALVRNALEQIASQIGESISRLKAQDALYESEERYRRLAENATDVIWTMDMNLRFTYNSPSVTRIYGYSVEESMAHSLKDIFTPESRGMVTNLFQSELQLELNEPEEVLRSIQFEAEQYRKDGSTIWTHSHARFLRGSDGKPAGIIGVTRDITERKRLENALRQSDELYRALADNSLLGIAVMDAEYKIITVNATFASLFQKPADDFTGKYCFNEFEKRSAICSHCPGARAMASGRTAEVETQGIRDDGSCFYARNRAVPVFGPDGTVSGFIEIVEDIDKQKRAEIALRESEEKFRALAEYSPDTIVRVDRNYRLLYTNAAQANWTGIPQDEWIGKTSRELGLSEEMCQLGENAIDEVFLTGKAKRLEFSFPDGRCFDSILRPELDTEGNVKAIICSSRDISAQKQIENELRQSRETYRVAAEAFPDAIGIMDLQGTLTYVSQQAISMFGYQNAEEMMGRSFADFVATTESQEEMALRFQKTLAEGISKDVAFTLAKKDGTRFAASISAAVIRDASGTPTRIIGFTKDITDRKRAELEEARAKALEELDRMKTALLASVSHELRTPLTSIKGLASTLVQPDVTWDLQTQHEFLYEIDQAANRLTYIVSDLIDMSQLEAGTMRMENVPGKISTILNQINRQLTTASQKHKFEIEAASDLPMINCDTVRIGQVITNLVSNAASYSDEGTTITLEARHVGENIEISVTDQGIGISNNELERVFDRFYRLETGVTRRRGGSGLGLSICKGIIERHGGKIWAESQEGKGSQFTFTLPISKMSEP